The following is a genomic window from Variovorax paradoxus.
TGGATTGGTGGATGGGCATGGTCTTCTCGACGATGCCGCCGGTCGTACCCTTGAGGGGGTTCGGCTTGGCGTGCTTCTTGACGATGTTCACGCCCTCGACGACGAGGTGCGAATCGTCCTTGCGCAGCGAGACGACGCCGCGCTTGCCTTTGTCGCGCCCGGCCAACACGATGACCTGGTCGCCTTTGCGAATCTTGTTCATGGCGTTGTTGTCCTTACAGAACTTCGGGGGCCAGCGACACGATCTTCATGAACTTTTCGGTGCGCAGCTCGCGCGTCACCGGTCCGAAGATGCGGGTGCCGATCGGCTCCAGCTTGGCGTTGAGCAACACGGCTGCGTTGCCATCGAATTTGACGAGGGAGCCGTCGGCGCGACGGATGCCCTTGGCGGTGCGGACCACCACTGCGCTGTAGATCTCGCCCTTCTTGACGCGACCACGCGGAGCGGCTTCCTTGATGCTGACCTTGATGACGTCGCCCACGCTGGCATAACGCCGCTTGGAGCCACCGAGCACCTTGATACACAGGACGGACTTCGCGCCTGTGTTGTCGGCCACTTCGAGCCGGGATTCAGTTTGGATCATTGCTAGTAGTTCCCAACTTGTACCGATGCGCCTCCAGGAGGGAGACGCTGCGGTCAGTCTTGGGCCCGTCGTCTGCACCTCGAACCACTCGAGGCACTTCCGCTTTGGGCTGAAAGCTTCGCCTTTTTGAAGCGAAGCCAGCGATTGTGGCACGCAGGCAAAAGGCTGTCAACTGCCTTCTGGCCCGGAAATGCGCTGGAACTAGACTTGGCGGCGTGCGCACCTTTATTCCAGACCCGCAGGAAGCCCAATCACCCGCGCGTCGCCGGCTGCTGCTGGCCGGCGTAGCCGCCGCTTTCGCTGGCTCGGGACTGTGGGGCTGCGGAAGTCCGGCGATGCCGCTGCCAGGGGCGGGACGACTGCGCCGCATCGCGGAGGCCCACTGGCCGCACCGGCTGAATATACAGGGCACGACGGCGGGCGGTCTTTCCGGCATTGACTACGACGTTGAAAGAAGCGAGTACTTGCTACTCAGCGATGACCGATCTGACTTGAGCCCCGCACGTTTCTATACCGCCTCGTGGCCCGCGCCCTGGGCGCAGGCGCCCGCCCCGAAAGATGTGGTTCAGCTGCAACGACCCGGCGGCGGGCCTTGGCCCGACCGGCGCCGCGCCGACCCGGGCACCCCTGTGGCAGACCCCGAATCGCTGCGCGTGCGGCCAGGGGCCGGCACCCTGCTCTGGGTGAGCGAAGGGGATGTCCTGCGCGGATTCGGTCCCGCCCTCTATGAATCGGCACGCGATGGCCGCCTGCTTCGCGAATTCCCGCTGCCGGCCATGTTCACTCCCGATCCGGCGCGGCAGCGAGGCCCGCGCGACAACCTGGGTTTCGAGGGCTTGGCGGTGACGCCGGACGGCCGCCATGCCTGGCTCGCGATGGAAAACGCCCTGATCCAGGACGGCCCGGTTCCCACCACCCAGGCGGCCGGAGGCCCTTGCCGGCTGACCCAGGTCGACCTGGAAACCGGTCGGGCCGTTTGTCAGATAGCCTACGTTCCCGACCCGATTCCGCTGCGGCCGCTCCTCCCCGGCAGCCATGCGGACAACGGCATCAGCGAGATCCTGATGCTCGACAACGACCGCATGCTGGTGCTCGAGCGCGCCTACGCCACCGGCGCCGGAAACTCGCTGCGCCTCTACGAGATCGAAATCCGCGACGCGACCGATGTGCTGAATACCGACGTGCTCGCCACAGGCAACCACCGGCCGGCGCCAAAAGAGCTGGTCGCCGACTTCGCCTCGCTCGGCCTTTCGCGCCTGGACAACACCGAAGGCCTTTGCTGGGGCCCGGCCTTGCCGGACGACAAACGCATGCTGGTCGTGGTGAGCGACGACAATTTCAACCCGCTGCAGACAACCCAGTTCGCGGCATTCGAATACACCGACCGACCATGACCATCGCCGTCACTTTCCTGCCCCGCACCGCGCCGGCACCGCTTCCTCCCGTCGCCTTCATCGGCGGCGGCAACATGGCCAGCGCCATCATCGGCGGCCTCATCAAGCAGGGCACGCCCGCCGACGCTTTCGAGGTGGTCGAACCGTTCGAAGAAGCCCGCCAGAAGCTGGCGCAGTCCTTCGGCATCATCGCGCAGGCCGAGGCGAGCGAAGCCCTCTCGCGCTGCGCGGTGGTGGTGTGGGCGGTCAAGCCGCAGACCTTTGCGGAAGCCGCCCGTCCGGTGCGCGCCTTTGCCGAAAACGCATTGCACCTGAGCGTCGCGGCGGGCATTCCATCGGACAGCATCGCACGCTGGCTCGGCAGCGAGCGCGTGGTGCGCGCCATGCCCAATACGCCGGCGCTGGTCGGCCAGGGCATGACCGGTCTCTACGCGCGGCCCGGCGTGGACGCTGCCGACCGCGCACTGGTCGCGCAATTGCTGGCGCCCACCGGCGAGCTGCTCTGGGTCGACGACGAGGCCGCGCTGGACGCGGTCACGGCCATGTCCGGTTCGGGTCCTGCCTAT
Proteins encoded in this region:
- the proC gene encoding pyrroline-5-carboxylate reductase, which encodes MTIAVTFLPRTAPAPLPPVAFIGGGNMASAIIGGLIKQGTPADAFEVVEPFEEARQKLAQSFGIIAQAEASEALSRCAVVVWAVKPQTFAEAARPVRAFAENALHLSVAAGIPSDSIARWLGSERVVRAMPNTPALVGQGMTGLYARPGVDAADRALVAQLLAPTGELLWVDDEAALDAVTAMSGSGPAYVFYFIEAMAEAGVEMGLSSDQALRLAVGTFTGASALAHSATEPPSVLRERVTSKGGTTYAALASLEGADVKAKFKAAIRAAQQRAAELGDEFGRA
- the rplN gene encoding 50S ribosomal protein L14 produces the protein MIQTESRLEVADNTGAKSVLCIKVLGGSKRRYASVGDVIKVSIKEAAPRGRVKKGEIYSAVVVRTAKGIRRADGSLVKFDGNAAVLLNAKLEPIGTRIFGPVTRELRTEKFMKIVSLAPEVL
- a CDS encoding esterase-like activity of phytase family protein, whose protein sequence is MRTFIPDPQEAQSPARRRLLLAGVAAAFAGSGLWGCGSPAMPLPGAGRLRRIAEAHWPHRLNIQGTTAGGLSGIDYDVERSEYLLLSDDRSDLSPARFYTASWPAPWAQAPAPKDVVQLQRPGGGPWPDRRRADPGTPVADPESLRVRPGAGTLLWVSEGDVLRGFGPALYESARDGRLLREFPLPAMFTPDPARQRGPRDNLGFEGLAVTPDGRHAWLAMENALIQDGPVPTTQAAGGPCRLTQVDLETGRAVCQIAYVPDPIPLRPLLPGSHADNGISEILMLDNDRMLVLERAYATGAGNSLRLYEIEIRDATDVLNTDVLATGNHRPAPKELVADFASLGLSRLDNTEGLCWGPALPDDKRMLVVVSDDNFNPLQTTQFAAFEYTDRP
- the rplX gene encoding 50S ribosomal protein L24, with the translated sequence MNKIRKGDQVIVLAGRDKGKRGVVSLRKDDSHLVVEGVNIVKKHAKPNPLKGTTGGIVEKTMPIHQSNVAIFNAATGKADRVGIKITQGADGKRVAVRVFKSSGDEIKFA